In Pseudomonas putida, a genomic segment contains:
- a CDS encoding TIGR02391 family protein — protein MATRIDPFSSQHLEAACRVLADTERGLSGTQIERLLQEIEVADTSPGITKWKRLFNALAGAQNRHQIGNHLIMFINRAMNPVNYARDPATFTWRRDELNVVLAFSGFYVREDGKVGHADKATTLDAARARAGRLKAALESRVVHAEVLNYCRAELLDENYFHAVFEATKGVAERIRLLSGLNGDGADLVSKAFAGQQPVLTLGPLSTESEKSEQKGFANLLIGLFGAVRNPLAHAPKTNWPMSEQDALDILTLVSLIHRKLDGATKVAAVSP, from the coding sequence TTGGCGACGCGAATTGACCCTTTCAGCTCACAGCATCTTGAAGCCGCTTGCCGTGTGCTTGCAGATACCGAGCGGGGCCTGAGCGGAACGCAGATCGAGCGCCTGCTGCAAGAAATAGAGGTTGCCGACACGTCACCCGGCATCACCAAATGGAAGCGGTTGTTCAATGCGCTGGCTGGCGCGCAGAACCGGCACCAGATCGGGAACCATCTCATCATGTTCATCAATCGCGCGATGAACCCGGTGAACTACGCCCGCGACCCCGCGACGTTCACTTGGCGGCGCGACGAACTCAATGTCGTCCTGGCCTTCTCCGGCTTCTACGTGCGCGAAGACGGTAAGGTTGGACACGCCGACAAGGCCACGACGCTTGATGCCGCGCGCGCCCGAGCTGGACGACTCAAGGCCGCGCTCGAAAGCCGCGTCGTCCACGCGGAAGTGCTGAACTATTGCCGTGCCGAGCTGCTGGACGAAAACTACTTCCATGCCGTGTTCGAGGCAACGAAAGGCGTTGCGGAGCGGATTCGTTTGCTGTCGGGCCTGAACGGCGATGGCGCCGACCTGGTGAGCAAGGCATTCGCAGGCCAGCAACCCGTTCTCACCTTGGGACCGCTCAGCACCGAGTCCGAAAAGAGCGAGCAGAAAGGCTTTGCTAACCTGCTGATCGGCCTGTTTGGCGCCGTGCGCAATCCGCTGGCCCATGCACCCAAGACGAATTGGCCTATGTCCGAGCAGGACGCACTGGACATCCTGACGCTGGTGTCGCTGATTCATCGCAAGCTGGATGGCGCCACGAAAGTCGCCGCCGTATCGCCATAA
- a CDS encoding helix-turn-helix domain-containing protein, with translation MSKIIESLRGDLAALHEVGAISKVTMRKFDAICPPPVREFGAADIKRLREALKFSQPVFALHLHTTASTVRKWEQGETRPAGPALKLLNVIADKGLQAII, from the coding sequence GTGAGCAAGATCATTGAATCGCTGCGTGGCGACCTGGCTGCGCTCCACGAAGTGGGCGCGATCAGCAAGGTGACGATGCGCAAGTTCGACGCGATCTGCCCGCCACCGGTGCGGGAGTTCGGTGCTGCAGACATCAAACGCCTGCGCGAAGCCTTGAAATTTAGCCAGCCGGTGTTCGCGCTCCACCTTCACACCACAGCCTCGACGGTGCGCAAATGGGAGCAAGGCGAGACTCGCCCGGCCGGCCCTGCCCTCAAGCTGCTCAACGTCATTGCAGACAAGGGCTTGCAGGCCATCATCTGA
- a CDS encoding type II toxin-antitoxin system RelE/ParE family toxin yields the protein MTDILKRKDFARWQSGEKLSDAALCKAVQEMESGLIDADLGGSLYKKRVARPGGGKSGGYRTLVSARIGSRYVFLYGFPKSDKANITQDEKKALQFAGKVFLELSAEALSKALQSGALVEVHCEQDH from the coding sequence GTGACGGACATCCTCAAGCGCAAGGACTTTGCACGCTGGCAGTCGGGCGAGAAGCTGTCCGATGCCGCGTTGTGCAAGGCGGTTCAGGAGATGGAAAGCGGTCTGATCGACGCGGACTTGGGCGGCTCCCTCTACAAGAAGCGGGTGGCCCGCCCCGGCGGTGGCAAGAGCGGCGGTTACCGCACGCTGGTATCGGCCAGGATCGGCAGCCGCTATGTGTTCCTGTATGGGTTCCCGAAGAGCGACAAGGCGAACATCACGCAGGACGAGAAGAAGGCGCTGCAATTCGCCGGCAAGGTGTTCTTGGAACTGTCTGCTGAAGCCTTGTCGAAGGCGTTGCAGTCGGGTGCTTTAGTGGAGGTGCATTGTGAGCAAGATCATTGA
- a CDS encoding tyrosine-type recombinase/integrase, with protein MAKIKLTKTAVESAQPQAKDIELRDTVVPGFLCKITPKGRRVFMLQYRTNSGQPRKPSLGLFGELTVEQARVMAQDWLAEVRRGGDPGGAKAEARKAPTVEALCKKFMEDYSKKRNKPSTQRGYQAVIDRCIVPLIGRKKVQDVKRPDIAGLMEKLAYKPAEANNAFGVLRKMFNLAEVWGYRPDGTNPCRHVPMFPPGEETRLIVDDELALIFRQLEKLEAEGLENYVIPLAIRLQFEFAGRRSEICMLEWDWVDLENRRVVWPDSKTGGLSKPMSAEAYRLFSTAPRREGCPYVLPSPNDPTKHLTFGEHYGGWCRVLKAAGVPHVGTHGIRHRSTTDIANSGVPTKVGMKLTGHKTVAMFMHYVHTEDKPVRDAAELVASRRQAITGARRPAEATA; from the coding sequence ATGGCGAAGATCAAGCTCACCAAGACCGCCGTAGAGTCGGCGCAACCCCAGGCCAAGGACATCGAACTACGGGATACCGTGGTGCCGGGTTTCCTCTGCAAGATTACCCCGAAGGGCCGCCGGGTGTTCATGCTCCAGTACCGCACGAACTCCGGGCAGCCCCGCAAGCCCTCGCTGGGCCTGTTCGGGGAACTGACCGTGGAGCAAGCGCGCGTCATGGCGCAGGACTGGCTGGCCGAGGTTCGCCGGGGCGGCGACCCCGGCGGCGCCAAGGCCGAGGCACGCAAGGCACCCACGGTCGAAGCGTTGTGCAAGAAGTTCATGGAGGACTACTCCAAGAAGCGCAACAAGCCCAGCACGCAGCGCGGCTATCAGGCGGTCATCGACCGCTGCATCGTCCCGCTGATTGGTCGCAAGAAGGTGCAGGACGTGAAGCGGCCCGACATTGCCGGATTGATGGAAAAGCTGGCCTACAAGCCGGCCGAGGCGAACAACGCCTTCGGCGTCCTGCGCAAGATGTTCAACCTGGCCGAAGTGTGGGGCTACCGCCCGGACGGCACGAACCCGTGCCGCCACGTCCCGATGTTCCCGCCCGGCGAGGAAACCCGGCTCATCGTGGACGACGAACTGGCGCTGATCTTCCGCCAGTTGGAGAAGCTGGAGGCGGAAGGACTGGAGAACTACGTCATCCCGCTGGCGATTCGCCTGCAATTCGAGTTCGCCGGCCGCCGCTCCGAAATCTGCATGCTTGAATGGGATTGGGTCGATCTGGAGAACCGGCGCGTGGTCTGGCCCGACAGCAAGACCGGCGGCCTCTCCAAGCCCATGAGCGCGGAAGCCTATCGGCTGTTTTCGACGGCGCCGCGCCGTGAAGGCTGCCCCTATGTCCTGCCGTCGCCCAACGACCCGACCAAGCACCTGACCTTTGGCGAGCACTACGGCGGCTGGTGCCGGGTGCTCAAGGCCGCCGGCGTCCCGCACGTCGGCACGCACGGCATCCGCCACCGCTCCACGACCGACATTGCCAATTCGGGCGTGCCGACCAAGGTAGGCATGAAGCTGACGGGCCACAAGACCGTGGCGATGTTCATGCACTACGTCCACACCGAGGACAAGCCGGTGCGGGATGCGGCCGAACTGGTGGCGAGTCGGCGGCAGGCCATCACGGGCGCGCGGCGCCCTGCGGAGGCCACGGCATGA
- a CDS encoding methyl-accepting chemotaxis protein — MKLPIRKHLPIAAGLLILSAIIAYQQYQLSTLSRTVNGAAEKVSIDALQNRVSAIDDRLDTVSGKPLVTMEDFRVSQQALSSRIDAVQATAKQAHEAAAEVTRSSATAGDLLVLKADLESLNGKLQKMGTPQVQATASTRKPASRPKPKPAPVKAPPIPQDPPPFQMVGLEYRGGERFLSVAPTGSTRLSQIYLIRPGEVVSGSTWRLKAVNERTATFDAGGTTRTLSIQP; from the coding sequence ATGAAACTGCCGATCCGAAAACATCTGCCTATCGCTGCGGGACTGCTCATCCTGAGCGCAATCATTGCGTACCAGCAGTACCAGCTGTCGACCCTATCTCGCACCGTGAATGGAGCAGCAGAAAAAGTATCCATCGATGCACTCCAGAACAGGGTGAGCGCGATCGACGATCGACTCGATACTGTGTCAGGCAAACCCCTGGTCACGATGGAAGATTTCCGTGTCAGCCAACAAGCGCTCTCGAGCCGGATCGATGCTGTTCAAGCCACTGCAAAGCAAGCCCACGAAGCTGCAGCAGAAGTCACTCGCTCATCCGCGACTGCGGGCGATCTCCTGGTACTGAAAGCTGACCTTGAGTCGCTTAACGGCAAACTGCAGAAAATGGGCACGCCCCAGGTTCAGGCGACTGCATCAACCCGCAAACCCGCCTCCAGACCGAAGCCGAAGCCCGCACCAGTTAAAGCCCCACCCATCCCGCAAGATCCCCCACCCTTTCAGATGGTCGGCCTCGAATATCGAGGCGGAGAGCGTTTCCTGTCTGTTGCCCCCACCGGTAGCACGCGACTGAGCCAGATCTACCTGATTCGGCCTGGCGAAGTGGTCAGCGGCAGCACCTGGCGCCTCAAGGCTGTGAATGAACGAACCGCAACCTTCGACGCGGGCGGAACAACCCGAACCCTGAGCATCCAGCCATGA
- a CDS encoding TIGR03759 family integrating conjugative element protein, protein MNLPIVRAIACACAFTAIGLEAAPLPTAAGGPASSVHQLTSESPLSQNKLNDRVAQEWGLTSKEYERYQELMQGPRGVYSPGLDPLTALGIEARSDSERRRFAELQVQAERQRVDRELAYQRAYDEAYQRLFPGIKAIEISTSPAGHAGSGSGPALEGNGRMALFVKDDCLPCIDQVKRLQASQTPFDLYFVGSQNDDERIRRWAILAGIDPSSVKSRLITLNHDQGRWVRLGLGGSLPAAVTQVNGLWRRQ, encoded by the coding sequence ATGAACTTACCGATCGTTCGAGCCATCGCCTGCGCCTGCGCATTTACCGCAATAGGCCTTGAAGCCGCGCCACTTCCTACTGCAGCTGGCGGACCCGCCTCCAGTGTTCACCAGTTAACCAGCGAAAGTCCCCTGTCGCAGAACAAGCTCAATGACAGAGTCGCGCAGGAGTGGGGCCTAACCTCCAAGGAGTACGAACGATATCAAGAGCTGATGCAGGGCCCACGAGGAGTGTATTCGCCAGGGCTTGATCCACTTACGGCGCTGGGAATCGAGGCCCGATCCGATAGCGAACGGCGTCGGTTCGCTGAGCTGCAAGTCCAAGCAGAGCGTCAGCGAGTCGATCGGGAGCTCGCCTATCAGCGAGCTTACGATGAGGCGTACCAGCGCCTATTCCCTGGCATCAAAGCCATCGAAATTTCGACCTCCCCTGCGGGCCATGCCGGATCTGGCAGTGGCCCTGCTCTTGAGGGCAATGGACGGATGGCACTTTTCGTCAAAGACGACTGCCTGCCATGCATCGACCAGGTCAAACGGCTGCAGGCATCCCAGACGCCGTTTGACCTATATTTCGTCGGTAGTCAGAACGACGATGAACGGATCCGCCGCTGGGCAATTCTCGCGGGTATTGACCCCTCCAGCGTTAAAAGCCGACTGATCACCCTCAATCATGACCAGGGCCGTTGGGTACGACTCGGGCTCGGTGGCTCGCTACCAGCTGCCGTGACGCAGGTGAATGGATTATGGCGTCGTCAATGA
- a CDS encoding lytic transglycosylase domain-containing protein, protein MSGWRLSLLPLLLLAGNTWGAEDPPQAYKAIAIRHGVPPVVLYSVALQESGTRLRGQLVPWPWTLNVAGTGYRFATRADACQALMIAIVKAGPARVDVGLGQTNIRFNGHRYSYPCEGLDPYKNLAVTAQILAEQKAKGGSWIDAAGRYHRPAGGAPAAKYRSYFAKHLSRVTGIKFEVQNP, encoded by the coding sequence ATGAGCGGGTGGCGGCTCAGCCTTCTGCCGTTGCTGCTGCTCGCCGGCAACACATGGGGCGCAGAAGATCCACCACAAGCTTACAAGGCGATCGCAATCAGACACGGGGTTCCTCCCGTTGTTCTCTATTCAGTGGCGCTGCAGGAAAGCGGCACACGACTGCGCGGGCAGCTTGTGCCTTGGCCATGGACGTTGAATGTCGCCGGTACCGGCTATCGCTTCGCCACACGAGCTGATGCTTGCCAAGCCCTGATGATCGCGATTGTTAAGGCTGGGCCTGCTCGGGTCGATGTGGGGCTGGGACAGACCAATATTCGCTTCAACGGGCATCGTTACAGCTATCCCTGCGAAGGCCTGGACCCATACAAAAACCTGGCGGTGACCGCTCAGATCTTGGCTGAACAAAAGGCCAAAGGTGGAAGCTGGATCGATGCGGCGGGGCGGTATCACCGCCCCGCTGGGGGAGCCCCGGCTGCGAAATACCGTAGCTACTTCGCGAAACATCTCAGCCGGGTCACCGGCATCAAGTTCGAGGTACAGAACCCATGA
- a CDS encoding integrating conjugative element protein, producing MTYYQAWRSHVVQALTFAIATSLALPSNADQQAVLTVVEDRGGSSALPYYQDIEPEPTHSPPAATGVRSGGAFPVSTPELSPGPVQGRAINAAGLQPMFIVGDDPTSQAWLGQKLSALQGLQAVGLAVNVSNSARLQEIRRWAPGLQVMPVPASDIAARLGLQHYPVLITATTLQQ from the coding sequence ATGACTTATTACCAGGCATGGCGCTCACACGTCGTCCAAGCCCTTACCTTTGCGATCGCAACCAGCCTTGCCCTGCCCTCCAATGCTGACCAACAAGCGGTGCTCACAGTGGTGGAGGACCGCGGCGGATCATCTGCTCTGCCCTATTACCAGGATATCGAGCCTGAGCCTACGCACTCTCCCCCGGCTGCAACTGGCGTCCGGTCGGGTGGGGCATTCCCGGTGTCGACTCCAGAACTGAGTCCAGGCCCCGTACAGGGACGTGCAATCAACGCGGCAGGCCTGCAGCCGATGTTCATCGTCGGGGATGATCCAACGTCCCAGGCCTGGCTCGGACAGAAACTGTCAGCACTTCAAGGCCTCCAGGCAGTGGGACTCGCCGTGAATGTCAGCAACTCTGCACGGCTGCAAGAAATCCGCCGCTGGGCACCTGGATTGCAGGTAATGCCTGTACCTGCCAGCGATATTGCTGCTCGCCTGGGACTGCAGCACTACCCCGTGCTGATCACGGCTACAACCCTTCAGCAGTGA
- the traD gene encoding type IV conjugative transfer system coupling protein TraD, translated as MAAYTLESLLRPPVELFSTAVCYVAAALCIGAPWAFALTPLFGIVAALGFIYLGTIRLLQARRVLRYQANLRRLPHYTMTSAEMPISNERLFIGRGFRWTQKHTQRLADTYLPQFAAYVEPTNLYVRARWLEERLEFAPFPLKLITKLTGWDSNWNPARPLPPVGGLPRLHGIEPDEQNVSLPLGERVGHTLVLGTTRVGKTRLAEVFITQDIRRTHRRGPRVRMGRRSQTAHRWSRRRQADQQADHEVVIVFDPKGDADLLKRMYVECKRAGRLDEFYVFHLGWPDISARYNAIGRFGRISEVATRIAGQLSGEGNSAAFREFAWRFVNIIAQSLVALGRRPDYEQIRRHVINIDELFIEYAQKYFAEHDPKAWQTIVELEGKIDRKNLSFAMKDRPLRVVAIDMYLTQKRINDSVMDGLRSAVRYDKTYFDKIVASLLPLLEKLTTGRIAELLAPDYLDLADQRPIFDWMQVIRKRAVVYIGLDALSDTEVAAAVGNSMFSDLVSVAGHIYKHGIDDGLPGHMAGGKVRINLHADEFNELIGDEFIPMVNKGGGAGIQVTAYTQTVSDVEAKIGSKAKAGQVIGNFNNLFMLRVRETATAELLTNQLPKVQIYNSTPASSANDSVNGKTAFTSSAHDQVQLASVPMIEPAHVVGLPKGQAFALIEGGNLWKIRMPLPANDPDEVMPGNLQDLAAGMRRSAASSSDWWEAPGFQELKSALPEDLVEDFRQVAIDDAA; from the coding sequence ATGGCAGCATACACCCTTGAATCCCTGCTCCGGCCTCCGGTGGAGCTTTTCAGCACTGCAGTCTGCTATGTGGCAGCTGCGCTTTGCATCGGCGCTCCCTGGGCTTTTGCACTGACTCCACTATTCGGGATTGTCGCCGCCCTGGGCTTTATTTATCTGGGCACCATTCGGCTGCTCCAGGCGCGGAGAGTCCTACGCTACCAGGCGAACCTCAGGCGGCTTCCTCACTACACAATGACCAGCGCTGAAATGCCGATCAGCAACGAGCGCCTGTTCATAGGCCGCGGATTCCGGTGGACACAGAAGCACACACAGCGCCTGGCAGACACCTACCTTCCCCAGTTCGCGGCTTACGTCGAACCGACGAACCTATATGTGCGGGCGCGCTGGCTGGAGGAGCGCTTGGAGTTCGCCCCGTTCCCGCTGAAATTGATCACCAAGCTCACTGGCTGGGACTCCAACTGGAACCCCGCTAGGCCTCTGCCACCAGTAGGTGGCCTGCCGAGACTGCATGGAATCGAGCCTGATGAGCAAAACGTGAGCCTGCCCCTCGGGGAGCGCGTAGGCCATACATTGGTGCTGGGAACCACACGGGTGGGAAAGACTCGCCTGGCTGAAGTATTTATCACGCAGGACATTCGCCGAACGCATCGACGCGGACCGCGCGTCCGTATGGGACGCAGGAGCCAAACCGCCCATCGCTGGAGCCGGCGACGGCAAGCGGATCAGCAGGCCGACCACGAGGTCGTGATCGTCTTCGACCCGAAAGGCGATGCTGACTTGCTCAAGCGCATGTACGTCGAGTGCAAGCGCGCCGGGCGCCTTGATGAGTTCTACGTGTTCCATCTGGGGTGGCCAGATATTTCCGCACGCTACAACGCCATCGGCCGCTTCGGACGAATCAGTGAGGTGGCCACTCGCATCGCTGGCCAGCTTTCCGGTGAGGGCAACTCTGCAGCGTTTCGAGAGTTCGCCTGGCGTTTCGTCAACATCATCGCCCAGTCTCTGGTCGCGCTCGGTCGTCGCCCTGATTACGAACAGATCCGCCGTCACGTCATCAACATCGACGAGCTGTTCATCGAGTACGCGCAGAAGTACTTCGCAGAACATGATCCCAAGGCCTGGCAAACCATCGTCGAGCTTGAAGGGAAGATCGATCGCAAGAACCTGTCTTTCGCCATGAAAGACCGCCCGCTGCGCGTCGTGGCCATCGACATGTATCTCACCCAGAAACGCATCAACGACTCCGTCATGGACGGTCTGCGCAGCGCCGTGCGCTACGACAAGACCTACTTCGACAAGATCGTCGCGTCCCTGCTGCCACTTTTGGAGAAACTCACCACTGGGCGTATCGCTGAACTCCTCGCACCCGACTACCTGGATCTTGCTGACCAGCGACCGATTTTCGATTGGATGCAAGTGATTCGGAAGCGAGCGGTCGTCTACATAGGTCTGGACGCGCTGTCCGACACCGAGGTCGCGGCAGCGGTGGGCAACTCGATGTTCAGCGACCTGGTCTCCGTCGCCGGCCACATTTACAAGCATGGTATCGATGATGGTCTACCCGGCCATATGGCCGGTGGCAAGGTTCGCATCAATCTCCACGCTGATGAGTTCAACGAACTGATCGGGGACGAGTTCATCCCCATGGTGAACAAAGGTGGCGGCGCCGGCATACAGGTCACCGCCTATACCCAGACCGTGAGCGACGTCGAGGCGAAGATTGGCTCGAAAGCCAAGGCTGGCCAGGTGATCGGTAACTTCAACAACCTGTTCATGCTCCGCGTCCGCGAAACTGCAACCGCCGAGCTGCTGACCAACCAGCTGCCCAAGGTGCAGATCTACAACAGCACGCCAGCGAGCAGTGCGAACGACTCGGTCAACGGAAAAACCGCATTCACCTCGAGCGCCCATGACCAGGTGCAGCTTGCAAGTGTGCCGATGATTGAGCCCGCCCACGTGGTCGGGTTACCCAAGGGGCAGGCCTTCGCGCTCATTGAGGGGGGAAATCTCTGGAAGATTCGAATGCCGCTTCCTGCGAATGACCCGGACGAGGTCATGCCCGGCAACCTGCAGGACCTGGCCGCCGGCATGCGCCGATCGGCGGCGTCGTCGAGCGACTGGTGGGAAGCCCCTGGCTTCCAAGAGCTGAAATCAGCTTTGCCTGAAGACCTGGTTGAAGATTTCCGCCAGGTGGCCATCGATGATGCAGCTTGA
- a CDS encoding TIGR03747 family integrating conjugative element membrane protein, with product MADDVSKKAEQQQERQESLFSKIFWFPITFIGVMFSSLFLAIVVDWVCLYFFWPEAGWRHGQQMLVSEVGWLSKGLVHSAVVQEPGRTATWLVTQAYDWLVVKTGMLSWVQGMESIAKAGPRNELDMRYWAAQSLSTVQNYALAALFTVLVFCVRLVVLLMTVPLFAMAALTGLVDGLVRRDLRKFGAGRESSYLYHKARATMMPLAIFPWTLYLALPISISPMLVLLPCAALLGVSVSITAASFKKYL from the coding sequence ATGGCAGACGACGTTTCAAAGAAGGCCGAACAGCAGCAAGAGCGACAGGAATCGCTGTTCAGCAAGATCTTCTGGTTCCCGATTACCTTCATCGGCGTGATGTTCAGCTCGCTGTTTCTCGCCATCGTGGTCGACTGGGTATGCCTGTACTTCTTCTGGCCAGAGGCAGGGTGGCGGCACGGCCAGCAAATGCTGGTCAGCGAAGTCGGCTGGTTGTCCAAGGGGCTGGTCCATAGCGCTGTCGTGCAAGAGCCCGGGCGCACCGCGACCTGGCTGGTGACTCAAGCTTACGACTGGCTGGTCGTGAAGACCGGGATGCTTAGTTGGGTCCAAGGCATGGAGTCGATCGCTAAAGCCGGTCCCCGCAACGAGCTGGACATGCGCTATTGGGCAGCGCAGAGCCTCTCAACGGTACAAAACTACGCCCTGGCTGCGCTCTTCACTGTCCTGGTGTTTTGCGTGCGGCTGGTCGTGCTGCTGATGACGGTACCGCTTTTTGCCATGGCCGCACTCACAGGCCTGGTCGACGGTCTGGTGCGGCGAGACCTCCGTAAATTTGGTGCCGGCAGAGAGTCCAGCTACCTGTACCACAAGGCCAGGGCAACGATGATGCCGTTGGCTATTTTCCCCTGGACTTTGTACTTGGCGCTCCCGATCAGCATCAGCCCCATGCTGGTACTACTCCCCTGCGCTGCCTTGCTTGGCGTATCCGTGAGCATTACGGCCGCGAGCTTCAAGAAGTATTTGTGA
- a CDS encoding UvrD-helicase domain-containing protein: MQWTHEQSPIIQSDEPKLLIQAGAGSGKTTTLVGYAQHHSRLRILYLCYNKSVEIAARGRFPRNVVNKTAHGLAYAVYGTQFSHKQTKNLRLTDIARAIDTQDWELVRDVLTTLNNYMASADDLIERCHFPRFRDRPMLTSAQERYLKQALVAAMDVWRRMTDLQDTAVQITHDGYLKLYQLSKPDLSQRFDCVMLDEGQDVNPVIADIVRIQRIRKVTVGDRHQQIYRFRGAEDALNASWMAGAEKHYLTQSFRFGPAVAHVANIILSFKGETRKLQGLGEQTLVKKALPIGLPHRTYIHRTVIGVIENALCLVTEKPKIYWVGGIDSYSVRDLEDLFYFSRQQRDLVQNKKLFRDYRDYAQYIEIAEVSQDSEMIRSIKIINMYPDLPQRILALRSCTVDKELDATITLTSAHKSKGLEWDFVGLFDDFTSDPLSPDIDTGRRDDELNLLYVAVTRAMKILAINSLVLSIMERYLDALAPGARKARG; this comes from the coding sequence ATGCAATGGACACACGAGCAGTCGCCAATCATCCAGTCGGATGAGCCGAAACTCCTTATCCAGGCCGGCGCTGGCAGTGGCAAGACCACAACGCTGGTGGGCTATGCGCAACACCACTCCCGTCTACGGATTCTCTATCTCTGTTACAACAAGTCGGTCGAGATCGCCGCGCGGGGCCGATTTCCGCGCAACGTGGTGAACAAAACCGCACACGGCCTGGCCTACGCCGTCTATGGCACACAGTTCAGCCATAAGCAGACCAAAAACCTGCGGCTGACCGATATCGCCCGTGCAATTGATACACAGGACTGGGAGTTGGTCAGAGACGTACTGACGACCCTGAACAACTACATGGCCAGCGCCGACGATCTGATCGAGCGTTGTCACTTTCCCCGCTTCCGTGACCGCCCGATGCTTACCTCCGCCCAGGAGCGCTACCTGAAACAGGCGCTCGTAGCAGCGATGGACGTCTGGAGGCGAATGACTGACCTGCAGGACACAGCGGTGCAGATCACGCATGACGGATATCTGAAGCTGTACCAGTTGAGCAAACCCGACCTGAGCCAGCGCTTCGACTGTGTCATGCTCGATGAGGGACAGGACGTCAACCCCGTTATAGCTGACATTGTGCGCATTCAGCGTATTCGCAAGGTAACCGTGGGTGATCGTCATCAGCAAATCTATCGCTTTAGAGGGGCGGAAGACGCTCTAAATGCCAGCTGGATGGCCGGGGCTGAAAAGCACTACCTGACCCAGAGCTTCAGATTTGGACCCGCAGTAGCCCACGTCGCCAACATCATCCTGTCCTTCAAGGGAGAAACCAGGAAGCTGCAGGGACTGGGCGAGCAGACGTTGGTGAAGAAGGCGCTGCCGATCGGGCTGCCGCACAGGACATACATTCATCGAACCGTCATCGGGGTGATTGAAAACGCACTGTGCCTTGTCACCGAGAAGCCCAAAATCTACTGGGTTGGCGGTATCGACAGCTATTCCGTGCGCGACCTCGAGGACCTGTTCTATTTCAGTCGCCAACAGCGCGATCTAGTCCAGAACAAAAAGCTGTTCCGTGATTACCGAGACTATGCCCAGTACATAGAAATCGCCGAGGTAAGCCAGGACAGCGAGATGATCCGCTCGATCAAGATCATCAACATGTACCCGGACCTGCCCCAGCGAATCTTGGCTCTACGCTCATGCACGGTGGACAAGGAGCTGGACGCAACTATCACCCTAACCTCTGCCCACAAGTCGAAAGGCCTGGAGTGGGATTTTGTCGGGCTCTTTGACGACTTCACGTCAGATCCGCTCTCACCTGATATCGATACAGGTCGACGAGATGATGAACTGAACCTTCTGTATGTGGCCGTTACCAGAGCGATGAAGATCCTCGCGATCAACAGTCTGGTGCTGTCCATCATGGAACGCTATCTCGACGCTCTCGCACCTGGGGCGCGTAAAGCGCGCGGTTGA
- a CDS encoding LysR substrate-binding domain-containing protein: MKLPALTSFHFFTVAAQTESFVQAARLLHVTHGAVSRQVRQLEEAIGIELFERRNRAIFLNDAGRELYNVTRPFFEQLEGALHRLQREAREEVLVVSCEPTIAMKWLIPRLPDFHASHPNLRLQLLAAGGPIDFTRAGADVALRRDDFYWGETIHSATICEEWIGPVCVPALWTAGQQFDDVRLLRSTTRPLAWDNWMRLADVVPAGATWVEYEHFYLCIQAAAAGLGVSMASFLMVQDELKSRQLIAPFGFRRDGSRYCLLSPRPFDESSKCKIFLDWITQQMAETIQQCRASY; the protein is encoded by the coding sequence AGAGCTTCGTTCAAGCCGCGCGCCTGCTCCATGTCACACATGGTGCGGTAAGTCGCCAGGTGAGGCAGTTGGAGGAAGCTATTGGCATCGAATTGTTCGAGCGCCGCAACCGGGCGATCTTTCTCAATGACGCGGGCAGGGAGCTTTACAATGTCACCCGTCCCTTCTTTGAACAGCTCGAAGGAGCCCTCCACCGATTGCAGCGCGAAGCCCGCGAAGAGGTGTTGGTAGTGTCCTGCGAACCGACCATCGCGATGAAATGGCTGATTCCTCGGCTGCCGGATTTCCATGCGTCACACCCGAATCTGCGATTGCAATTGCTCGCTGCTGGGGGACCCATCGATTTCACTCGTGCAGGCGCAGACGTCGCGCTACGTCGAGACGATTTCTATTGGGGGGAGACCATTCACTCCGCGACGATCTGTGAAGAATGGATCGGGCCGGTTTGCGTCCCTGCTTTGTGGACGGCGGGTCAACAATTCGATGACGTGCGCCTGCTGCGAAGCACGACTCGACCCCTCGCTTGGGACAATTGGATGCGGCTGGCAGATGTCGTCCCAGCGGGGGCGACATGGGTGGAATATGAACATTTCTATCTTTGCATCCAGGCAGCGGCGGCGGGGCTGGGCGTCAGCATGGCGTCCTTCCTCATGGTGCAAGATGAATTGAAATCTAGACAGCTTATTGCCCCATTCGGATTCAGACGAGACGGCTCAAGATATTGCCTATTGTCCCCCCGTCCTTTTGATGAGAGCTCCAAGTGCAAGATATTCCTTGATTGGATCACCCAGCAAATGGCAGAAACCATTCAACAGTGCAGAGCGTCTTACTAG